One segment of Nocardia farcinica DNA contains the following:
- a CDS encoding phosphoribosyltransferase yields MSTPWATRTLGLALRHRDGAAGTVAPELSVEALVQPGLRRNPKRAHLLVSTVLGKHLPTDPRVVLAAGDRLGDLVLAALAGTSAAEQAGANGPRRAGTPALVLGFAETATGLGHIVAARIGAACYLHSTRRDVPSVETLTGFEEGHSHATSHQLQPVPASIFADDLPLVLVDDEISTGATALDAVRALHAFAPRSHYILASLVDMRTDADRARFAAAARELGARIDTVCLAAGATVLPDDLIDAVQALPEPALNPVAAQRGSLDRIELPWPDSVPEGGRHGFLRADTPAFEAAVAAAGKALRARLEVAAPGRPVVVLGHEELMYLPLRLAESLAGAGVPTRFQTTTRSPAYVVDEPGYPLRRGFRFHAPEPGQAEPRYLYNAHWFTDYDGGLAALSTAEGAEGTAAEYAVRHGGSDPAAAQASAGGVGRRHHSIAVGSALDPILVMVVDQPADTPELVSPGGVVDVLTASGADVLVAVVPGADPRTLHAERAAAEGAAAERIAEGAAVERTIPEGTATDHTADQPIAPHGRRPDRSFPRPLHGPEFGSYAPGEVSWLLKDLSDVDLEADVAERERRIQAGVAHYAETLPIEYQPDAEYRELFEKVLADSAERLALAVATVAELVVAERGPDVTLVSLARAGTPIGILMKRWLAARDHSGAPALDVPHYAVSIVRDRGIDAVALDYLAAHHDPAAVVFVDGWTGKGAIARELSAALADYHAAGGARFDDDLAVLADPGCCVRTYGTRDDFLIASACLNSTVSGLVSRTVLNDTLIGPRDFHGAKFYRQLADEDVSGRLLDTVAAAFDTVRPRVPAELAKVRGGDRTPTWSGWASVEQVRAEYGIGSVNFVKPGVGETTRVLLRRVPWRVLVREADAPEHAHIRMLAAARGVPVEVVPDLAYSCMGLIKEVR; encoded by the coding sequence ATGAGCACGCCGTGGGCGACCCGCACGCTCGGGCTCGCGTTGCGTCATCGGGACGGTGCGGCGGGGACCGTCGCACCCGAGTTGTCCGTCGAGGCGCTGGTGCAGCCCGGATTGCGGCGCAACCCGAAGCGGGCGCACCTGCTCGTGTCCACCGTGTTGGGCAAACATCTGCCCACCGATCCGCGGGTGGTGCTGGCGGCCGGCGACCGGCTGGGTGATCTCGTGCTGGCGGCGCTGGCGGGCACGTCCGCCGCGGAGCAGGCCGGCGCGAACGGACCGCGCCGCGCCGGAACCCCGGCGCTCGTGCTCGGTTTCGCCGAGACCGCCACCGGCCTCGGACACATCGTGGCCGCCAGGATCGGGGCCGCTTGCTACCTGCACTCCACCCGCCGCGACGTGCCGTCGGTCGAAACCCTGACCGGGTTCGAAGAGGGGCACTCGCACGCCACCTCGCATCAGTTGCAGCCGGTGCCCGCGAGCATCTTCGCCGACGATCTGCCGCTCGTGCTGGTCGACGACGAGATCTCCACCGGTGCGACGGCACTCGACGCGGTGCGCGCGCTGCACGCGTTCGCGCCGCGCTCGCACTACATTCTCGCATCCCTGGTGGACATGCGCACCGATGCCGACCGGGCACGGTTCGCGGCGGCCGCCCGGGAACTGGGGGCGCGCATCGACACCGTCTGCCTGGCAGCCGGAGCGACCGTGCTGCCCGACGATTTGATCGACGCGGTTCAGGCGCTGCCCGAGCCCGCGTTGAACCCGGTCGCCGCGCAGCGCGGATCGCTCGACCGGATCGAACTGCCCTGGCCGGACTCGGTGCCCGAGGGTGGGCGGCACGGGTTCCTGCGTGCCGACACACCGGCGTTCGAGGCAGCCGTCGCCGCCGCGGGCAAGGCGCTGCGCGCGCGGCTGGAGGTCGCCGCGCCCGGCCGCCCGGTCGTCGTGCTCGGTCACGAGGAACTGATGTACCTGCCGTTGCGGCTGGCCGAATCGTTGGCCGGCGCGGGCGTTCCCACGCGCTTCCAGACGACGACCCGCTCCCCTGCCTACGTGGTGGACGAACCCGGCTACCCGCTGCGCCGCGGATTCCGTTTCCACGCACCCGAACCCGGGCAGGCCGAGCCGCGCTACCTGTACAACGCCCACTGGTTCACCGACTACGACGGGGGCTTGGCGGCGCTGAGCACGGCGGAGGGTGCCGAAGGGACGGCCGCCGAATACGCTGTCCGCCACGGCGGCTCCGATCCGGCAGCGGCGCAGGCGAGCGCCGGCGGCGTTGGACGCCGGCATCATTCGATCGCGGTCGGGTCGGCGCTGGACCCGATTCTGGTCATGGTCGTCGATCAGCCCGCCGACACCCCGGAACTCGTGTCCCCCGGCGGCGTGGTGGACGTACTCACCGCCTCGGGCGCGGATGTGCTGGTCGCGGTCGTGCCCGGTGCGGATCCCCGCACATTGCACGCCGAGCGGGCCGCCGCCGAGGGTGCTGCCGCCGAGCGCATCGCCGAGGGGGCTGCCGTCGAGCGGACTATCCCCGAGGGCACCGCCACCGACCACACCGCCGACCAACCGATCGCACCGCACGGCCGCCGCCCGGACCGATCCTTCCCCCGTCCGCTGCACGGTCCCGAGTTCGGCTCGTACGCCCCCGGCGAGGTGTCCTGGCTGCTCAAGGATCTCTCCGACGTGGACCTCGAGGCCGATGTGGCCGAGCGGGAGCGGCGGATCCAGGCCGGCGTCGCCCACTACGCGGAGACGCTGCCGATCGAATACCAGCCCGATGCCGAGTACCGGGAGCTGTTCGAGAAGGTGCTCGCCGACAGTGCCGAGCGGCTGGCGCTGGCCGTGGCGACGGTGGCCGAACTGGTCGTCGCCGAGCGTGGCCCGGACGTGACGCTGGTGTCGTTGGCGCGGGCGGGCACGCCGATCGGCATCCTGATGAAGCGCTGGCTGGCAGCGCGGGATCACAGCGGTGCCCCGGCGCTGGACGTGCCGCACTACGCGGTGTCCATCGTGCGCGATCGCGGCATCGACGCGGTGGCGCTGGACTACCTCGCCGCCCACCACGATCCGGCCGCGGTGGTGTTCGTCGACGGCTGGACCGGGAAGGGCGCCATCGCCAGGGAGTTGTCCGCGGCGCTGGCCGACTACCACGCCGCGGGCGGTGCCCGCTTCGACGACGACCTGGCGGTGCTGGCCGACCCCGGTTGCTGCGTGCGGACCTACGGCACCCGCGACGACTTCCTGATCGCCTCCGCCTGCCTGAATTCCACGGTCTCCGGCCTGGTGTCGCGCACGGTGCTCAACGACACGCTGATCGGGCCGCGCGATTTCCACGGTGCCAAGTTTTACCGGCAGCTGGCGGACGAGGACGTGTCCGGTCGCCTGCTGGACACGGTGGCCGCGGCCTTCGACACCGTCCGTCCGCGCGTGCCCGCCGAACTGGCGAAGGTGCGCGGCGGTGACCGGACGCCGACCTGGTCGGGGTGGGCCTCGGTGGAGCAGGTGCGCGCCGAATACGGCATCGGCAGCGTCAATTTCGTCAAACCCGGCGTCGGCGAGACGACGCGGGTGCTGCTGCGCCGGGTGCCGTGGCGGGTGCTGGTCCGCGAGGCCGACGCCCCCGAGCACGCGCACATCAGGATGCTCGCGGCCGCCCGCGGCGTTCCGGTGGAAGTCGTGCCCGATCTGGCGTATTCGTGTATGGGATTGATCAAGGAAGTGCGGTGA
- a CDS encoding HAD family hydrolase, with protein MFQRRPRLQALVATDLDRTMIYSRNAFSTTAEVPTVCVEHLEGAPLSFMTTAAALRMQRLTEPAAVIPTTTRTIKQFTRIQLPGAPWRYAVTSNGGNILVDGVPDMRWRIDIDAKVRAGGATLSEVSAELRRRIDDSWVSKFRIADHLFCYLVVKPKAVPADFLAEWDRWCRDRGWTASQQGRKIYTMPQAVCKSVAVAEVRNRMLAAGELADTARTLAAGDGALDAEMLRAADRAIRPRHGELEQLNWTSPNLTVTKASGILAGEEIVDWFIEAARPAA; from the coding sequence ATGTTCCAGCGAAGACCCCGGCTCCAGGCGCTCGTCGCCACCGACCTGGACCGGACGATGATCTACTCGCGCAACGCGTTCAGCACCACCGCCGAGGTGCCCACCGTATGCGTGGAACACCTCGAGGGCGCTCCCCTGTCGTTCATGACCACCGCCGCCGCGCTGCGCATGCAGCGGCTCACCGAACCCGCCGCGGTGATCCCCACGACCACCCGAACCATCAAGCAGTTCACCAGGATCCAGTTGCCGGGCGCGCCGTGGCGGTACGCCGTCACCAGCAACGGCGGCAACATTCTGGTCGACGGCGTCCCGGACATGCGCTGGCGCATCGACATCGACGCCAAGGTCCGTGCCGGTGGTGCCACCCTGTCGGAGGTGAGCGCCGAACTGCGCAGGCGCATCGACGACAGCTGGGTGAGCAAGTTCCGCATCGCCGACCACCTGTTCTGCTACCTGGTGGTGAAACCGAAGGCCGTCCCCGCGGATTTCCTGGCCGAATGGGACCGGTGGTGCCGGGACCGCGGCTGGACCGCCTCCCAGCAGGGCCGCAAGATCTACACGATGCCGCAGGCGGTGTGCAAGAGCGTCGCCGTCGCCGAAGTGCGTAACCGGATGCTCGCGGCGGGCGAACTCGCCGACACCGCGCGCACGCTCGCCGCCGGTGACGGCGCGCTGGACGCGGAGATGCTGCGCGCCGCCGACCGCGCCATCCGGCCCCGGCACGGCGAACTGGAGCAGCTCAACTGGACCAGCCCCAACCTCACCGTCACCAAGGCCAGCGGCATCCTCGCCGGTGAGGAGATCGTCGACTGGTTCATCGAGGCGGCCCGGCCCGCCGCCTGA
- a CDS encoding AIM24 family protein, translating into MAQILNPMNLGESDNIPGNSYAYCIDLNRPWFMRKGAMIAYYGQINFQPLTHGLQGGLLHMVSQQFSAPLFTGDYVVAEGHGKLVIGDRGYDINSYDLDEGNLTIRAANLLAFEPGLSLNQSIVPGFLTLIGTGKFLASSNGPVMFAEPPLRVDPEALVGWADCPSPSHHYDEGWISNFLAAGAARFGVNSGEERQFDFTGAGTVLIQSSEKVMSDSMLVRTIEGQLQSGITVGGLQRLQATIAAQLGQQQQQGW; encoded by the coding sequence ATGGCCCAGATCCTGAACCCGATGAATCTCGGTGAGAGCGACAACATCCCGGGAAACAGCTACGCCTACTGCATCGACCTGAACCGGCCCTGGTTCATGCGCAAGGGCGCGATGATCGCCTACTACGGGCAGATCAATTTCCAGCCGCTCACCCACGGCCTGCAGGGCGGCCTGCTGCACATGGTCTCGCAGCAGTTCTCCGCGCCGCTGTTCACCGGCGACTACGTCGTCGCCGAGGGCCACGGCAAGCTGGTGATCGGCGACCGCGGCTACGACATCAACTCCTACGATCTCGACGAGGGCAACCTCACCATCCGCGCCGCGAACCTGCTCGCCTTCGAGCCGGGGCTGTCGCTGAACCAGTCGATCGTGCCCGGCTTCCTCACCCTCATCGGCACCGGCAAGTTCCTGGCCTCCTCCAACGGCCCGGTGATGTTCGCCGAACCGCCGCTGCGGGTGGACCCGGAGGCGCTGGTCGGCTGGGCCGACTGCCCGTCGCCGAGCCACCACTACGACGAGGGCTGGATCTCGAACTTCCTGGCCGCGGGCGCCGCCCGGTTCGGCGTGAACTCCGGTGAGGAGCGGCAGTTCGATTTCACCGGCGCGGGCACGGTGCTCATCCAGTCCAGCGAGAAGGTGATGAGCGACTCCATGCTGGTCCGCACCATCGAGGGCCAGCTGCAGAGCGGGATCACCGTCGGCGGGCTGCAGCGCCTGCAGGCCACCATCGCCGCCCAACTCGGGCAACAGCAGCAGCAGGGCTGGTAG
- a CDS encoding AIM24 family protein produces the protein MFEKVNGKVVKVNVGAAGGVVARTGAMLFYTGAVSFAPHQIPGAQGMGGGGGLMRMAGRMMAGEHERTMLARGTGEVHYGFAGLEVHVVQIQPGATLRVEASRLLANTAGLQSSIVSVMSSGGGGGGGGLMGALRGAASGALTGQGMFTTQLSGHGAAVLLAHGGFLELQVGGPHPVVVDPQAFVAAYGNVNTELKTALSWRDAVGKGSGEAMQLQCTGQGVVYVQASEEKL, from the coding sequence ATGTTCGAGAAGGTCAACGGCAAGGTCGTCAAGGTGAACGTCGGCGCGGCGGGCGGCGTGGTCGCGCGCACCGGCGCGATGCTGTTCTACACCGGGGCCGTCTCCTTCGCCCCGCACCAGATCCCCGGGGCACAGGGAATGGGCGGCGGCGGTGGCCTCATGCGCATGGCGGGCCGGATGATGGCCGGTGAGCACGAGCGCACCATGCTGGCGCGGGGCACCGGCGAGGTGCACTACGGCTTCGCCGGTCTCGAGGTGCACGTGGTGCAGATCCAGCCGGGCGCGACGCTGCGGGTGGAAGCCTCCCGGCTGCTGGCGAACACGGCGGGATTGCAGTCCTCGATCGTGTCGGTGATGAGTTCCGGCGGCGGTGGTGGCGGCGGCGGTCTCATGGGTGCGCTGCGCGGCGCCGCCAGTGGTGCGCTCACCGGCCAGGGCATGTTCACCACCCAGTTGTCCGGGCACGGCGCGGCGGTGCTGCTCGCGCACGGCGGGTTCCTCGAACTGCAGGTGGGCGGGCCGCATCCGGTGGTCGTCGACCCGCAGGCGTTCGTGGCCGCCTACGGCAACGTGAACACCGAGTTGAAGACCGCGCTGAGCTGGCGCGACGCCGTCGGCAAGGGGTCCGGTGAGGCGATGCAGCTGCAGTGCACCGGGCAGGGCGTGGTCTACGTGCAGGCCTCCGAAGAGAAGTTGTGA
- a CDS encoding AIM24 family protein translates to MAQLFEHSKKVIEAHLAGTSIRAISGSMVAYEGNVQFKAAGFGGGDGVLAGLKRRATGEKLSLMECSGNGRVFFAVNGQHVTVVDLNGETLQVESQQLLAFAGNLRTDVRFAGLGGASSGAGLFTTTVTGQGQVALLSAGGPLIHLEVSPQYPLVVDPDAFVAAQGNVSQSFVTDVSWRTFTGSDAGEAFSLRWDGQGVVLIQPAER, encoded by the coding sequence ATGGCGCAACTGTTCGAACACTCGAAAAAGGTGATCGAGGCCCACCTCGCCGGTACCAGCATCCGCGCGATCTCCGGGTCGATGGTCGCCTACGAAGGCAACGTGCAATTCAAGGCGGCCGGCTTCGGCGGCGGCGACGGCGTCCTCGCCGGACTCAAGCGCCGGGCGACCGGCGAGAAACTCTCGCTGATGGAGTGCTCGGGCAACGGCCGGGTGTTCTTCGCCGTCAACGGCCAACACGTCACCGTCGTCGACCTCAACGGCGAGACGCTCCAGGTCGAATCGCAGCAGTTGCTGGCCTTCGCCGGAAACCTGCGCACCGACGTGCGGTTCGCCGGTCTCGGCGGCGCGTCCTCGGGCGCGGGCCTGTTCACCACCACGGTGACCGGCCAGGGCCAGGTGGCGCTGCTGTCGGCGGGCGGGCCGCTCATCCACCTCGAGGTGTCCCCGCAGTACCCGCTGGTGGTCGACCCGGACGCGTTCGTCGCCGCCCAGGGCAACGTCAGCCAGTCCTTCGTCACCGACGTGTCCTGGCGGACCTTCACCGGTTCGGATGCCGGCGAGGCCTTCTCGCTGCGCTGGGACGGGCAGGGCGTCGTGCTGATCCAGCCGGCGGAACGGTAA
- a CDS encoding TerD family protein, whose translation MSATLAKGQNGPLNTADVVISVQLTAPADLSALLVTERGKVRSDADFVFYNQPSGPGVQLVPGPAGQAASLAVSLNAVPADIDQIRAVITLDDPSASFGRFAPPTAIVSDAAGARLYEYRIDGLDRESIVIALELYRRQGAWKVRAVGQGYAGGFAALVTDHGVNVDDSSSAAAQQPAPPVQPTAPAYPPPTQQAAPAYPPTQQVPGGYPPPTQQMPPAAAGAYPPPGAGGYPPPPGAAQPSTQGEVSLSKDRPVSLQKGQRVTLRKEGGAALTFVKMGLGWDPVQTRGMFGNRTVDIDLDASVILFADANPADFAYYGQLSSKDGSVRHQGDNLTGEGEGDDEVILVDLTRIPAHITTLLFIVTSYKGHTFEQVRNAFCRLVDGANNAELARYTLAGGMPFTAMAMAKVFRAGGEWKLQALGEGFQAKHPGEAIPQLGRFL comes from the coding sequence TTGTCCGCAACACTCGCCAAGGGGCAGAACGGTCCGCTGAACACCGCCGATGTGGTGATCTCCGTGCAGTTGACCGCACCGGCGGATCTGTCCGCCTTGTTGGTGACCGAGCGGGGCAAGGTCCGCTCCGACGCCGACTTCGTCTTCTACAACCAGCCGTCCGGGCCGGGCGTGCAACTGGTGCCGGGGCCCGCCGGGCAGGCCGCCTCGCTGGCGGTCTCGCTGAACGCGGTACCCGCCGACATCGATCAGATCCGCGCCGTGATCACCCTCGACGATCCGTCGGCGAGCTTCGGCCGGTTCGCCCCGCCGACCGCGATCGTGTCCGACGCCGCGGGCGCCCGGCTCTACGAGTACCGCATCGACGGGCTCGACCGGGAGTCGATCGTCATCGCGCTGGAGCTCTACCGCCGCCAGGGTGCCTGGAAGGTGCGCGCGGTCGGCCAGGGATACGCGGGCGGGTTCGCGGCGCTGGTCACCGATCACGGTGTGAACGTGGACGACTCGTCGTCCGCCGCCGCCCAGCAGCCCGCGCCGCCTGTCCAGCCGACGGCGCCCGCCTACCCGCCGCCCACCCAGCAGGCCGCGCCCGCCTACCCGCCCACCCAGCAGGTGCCCGGCGGGTATCCGCCGCCGACCCAGCAGATGCCGCCCGCCGCGGCCGGCGCCTACCCGCCGCCGGGTGCGGGCGGCTATCCCCCGCCGCCCGGCGCCGCCCAGCCGAGCACGCAGGGCGAGGTCAGCCTCAGCAAGGACCGGCCGGTCAGCCTGCAGAAGGGCCAGCGGGTCACGCTGCGCAAGGAAGGCGGCGCCGCGCTCACCTTCGTCAAGATGGGCTTGGGCTGGGACCCGGTGCAGACCCGCGGCATGTTCGGCAACCGCACCGTGGACATCGACCTGGACGCCTCGGTGATCCTGTTCGCCGACGCCAACCCGGCGGATTTCGCCTACTACGGACAGCTGTCGTCCAAGGACGGCTCGGTGCGGCACCAGGGCGACAACCTCACCGGCGAGGGCGAGGGCGACGACGAGGTGATCCTGGTCGACCTCACCCGGATTCCCGCGCACATCACGACGCTGCTGTTCATCGTCACCTCCTACAAGGGGCACACCTTCGAGCAGGTGCGCAACGCCTTCTGCCGCCTGGTCGACGGCGCCAACAACGCCGAGCTGGCCCGCTACACCCTGGCGGGCGGGATGCCGTTCACGGCCATGGCGATGGCGAAAGTGTTCCGCGCGGGTGGTGAGTGGAAGCTGCAGGCACTCGGCGAGGGCTTCCAGGCCAAACATCCCGGCGAGGCCATCCCGCAGCTCGGCCGCTTTCTCTGA
- a CDS encoding TerD family protein, with amino-acid sequence MVRLRAGQNIAVHAPVLRFRAEAGVPLELCALVVGADLRVAGSADVVFYNQPGTAGVALAGAEIGVTPAGLRPGATAVLLVVSGEEPGRALGAVRARLTGDDAEAVEFAIEPGAGETALICFEIYRRGADWKVRAVGQGYAGGLAALLPAHGVEVDEPQPAPSRADTGDGGRTVEVGYGLERLWMIFEDAARSAAALVAARDYAAKRLDDELSAAVSDPAVRNTPAAADARQAAQRRCDELIAAAEADHRRDSEQLMRELADADRHLPPALASWKSPSWERPPVPADGIRLGELYAPDRGALRIPYCVPVPLTRPLWIDTEVSAAVVPVIGALLARLLAADPHRRTRVDVIDLTGAFTGLLAPLAPVLDGPPITDHGAISARLQALVEAAELAEMAYQAGDYTAPPEHRVLLAADFPHGYRSADAQRITALTLRGDLIGLSIVIVGSDESGSPDDAVAALAQAARHLPTVADTPLFDPWTGSAWQLELDLLPRDPQRAARLLRSE; translated from the coding sequence ATGGTTCGACTCCGGGCCGGACAGAACATCGCCGTGCACGCACCGGTGCTGCGCTTCCGCGCCGAGGCCGGGGTGCCGCTCGAACTGTGCGCGCTGGTGGTCGGTGCGGACCTGCGCGTCGCAGGCAGCGCCGACGTCGTCTTCTACAACCAGCCGGGGACGGCCGGAGTGGCATTGGCGGGCGCGGAGATCGGCGTGACGCCGGCCGGCCTGCGGCCCGGCGCCACCGCGGTGCTGCTGGTGGTGAGCGGCGAGGAACCGGGCCGGGCACTGGGCGCGGTGCGGGCGAGGTTGACCGGGGACGACGCCGAGGCCGTGGAATTCGCGATCGAGCCCGGCGCCGGTGAGACCGCGCTGATCTGCTTCGAGATCTACCGGCGCGGTGCGGACTGGAAGGTGCGGGCCGTCGGGCAGGGTTACGCGGGCGGGCTGGCCGCGCTGCTGCCCGCGCACGGCGTCGAGGTCGACGAGCCGCAGCCCGCGCCGAGCCGTGCCGACACCGGCGACGGCGGGCGGACGGTCGAGGTCGGCTACGGACTCGAACGGCTGTGGATGATCTTCGAGGACGCCGCCCGCTCGGCCGCCGCCCTGGTCGCCGCCCGCGACTACGCCGCCAAACGGCTCGACGACGAGCTCTCGGCCGCGGTATCGGACCCGGCCGTGCGCAACACCCCGGCGGCCGCCGATGCCAGGCAGGCCGCCCAGCGCCGCTGCGACGAGCTGATCGCCGCCGCGGAAGCCGATCACCGCCGCGACAGCGAGCAGCTGATGCGCGAGCTCGCCGACGCCGACCGGCACCTGCCGCCGGCGCTCGCGTCGTGGAAGTCGCCGTCCTGGGAGCGGCCGCCGGTGCCCGCCGACGGTATCCGGCTCGGCGAGCTGTACGCACCGGACCGCGGCGCGCTGCGCATCCCGTACTGCGTGCCCGTCCCGCTGACCCGGCCGCTGTGGATCGACACCGAGGTGTCCGCGGCGGTGGTGCCCGTGATCGGCGCGCTACTCGCCCGACTGCTGGCCGCCGACCCGCACCGGCGCACGCGGGTGGACGTCATCGATCTCACCGGCGCGTTCACCGGCCTGCTCGCCCCGCTCGCGCCGGTGCTCGACGGCCCGCCGATCACCGACCACGGCGCCATCTCGGCCCGGCTACAGGCGTTGGTCGAGGCCGCCGAACTCGCCGAAATGGCGTATCAGGCCGGCGATTACACCGCGCCGCCCGAGCATCGGGTGCTGCTCGCCGCCGATTTCCCGCACGGGTACCGCTCCGCCGACGCCCAGCGCATCACCGCGCTCACTCTGCGCGGCGACCTGATCGGGCTGTCCATCGTGATCGTCGGCAGCGACGAATCCGGTTCGCCCGACGACGCGGTCGCCGCGCTCGCCCAGGCGGCGCGGCACCTGCCGACTGTCGCGGACACCCCGCTGTTCGACCCGTGGACCGGCAGTGCCTGGCAGCTCGAACTCGACCTGCTGCCGCGCGACCCGCAGCGGGCGGCACGACTGCTCAGGTCGGAGTAG
- a CDS encoding glycosyltransferase family 87 protein, whose product MTDQQVVDERGGARSVGEAAVPARLAAPGPVAADLRSADARDRPSRTDSLTAQASTVIGGPVGDHALIGRVRFWTPLRVLFAFTVIFLALGWATKAGCIQQTEAADGSLTLDWHDGRQYVAMCYSDTVPLYGAERLDEGAFPYKKSWVEQTPDGGTEVRYMEYPVLSGLYQYLAMQVAKTWDALPLPGALQVVIYFNVVAVGLAMAWLVTVWASALLAGRRVWDAALVACSPLVIVHAFTNFDALATAFAATGLLAWARRRPLLAGVLLGLGGAAKLYPLLLLGPILVLCLRADPMQRLPRPRRVTTLADLDGPAAVLDWLRDIPYRVRFLSLRPLGAAAVTVAGALATWVVVNLPIAALFPQGWREFFRLNTTRHADPDSIYNVITSFTGWTGFDGPLRHGEAPTVLNAVSLALFVLACGAIAWLALTAPRRPRLAQLCFLVVAAFLLTNKVWSPQYSLWLVPLAVLALPHRRILLAWMTIDALVWVPRMYYYLGTGSKGLPEQWFTGTVVLRDLAVIGLCALIVRQIFRPDEDLVRRDGADDPVGGVLDHAPDPLLPWLPTWLRPRDAPARTP is encoded by the coding sequence GTGACCGATCAGCAGGTGGTGGACGAGCGCGGGGGTGCGCGGTCGGTCGGGGAGGCGGCGGTGCCCGCTCGGCTCGCGGCGCCGGGGCCCGTGGCGGCGGATCTCCGATCGGCCGATGCCAGGGATCGGCCGAGTCGCACCGATTCCTTGACCGCGCAGGCCAGTACGGTCATCGGGGGCCCGGTTGGCGATCACGCCCTGATCGGCCGGGTGCGGTTCTGGACGCCGTTGCGCGTGCTGTTCGCCTTCACGGTGATCTTCCTGGCGCTCGGGTGGGCCACCAAGGCGGGCTGTATCCAACAAACCGAAGCGGCCGACGGATCGCTCACCCTCGACTGGCACGACGGCCGCCAATACGTGGCCATGTGCTACTCCGACACGGTGCCGCTGTACGGAGCCGAACGGCTCGACGAGGGCGCCTTCCCGTACAAGAAGTCGTGGGTGGAGCAGACCCCCGACGGCGGCACCGAGGTCAGGTACATGGAGTACCCGGTGCTGTCCGGGCTGTACCAGTACCTTGCCATGCAGGTCGCCAAGACCTGGGACGCGCTGCCGCTGCCCGGCGCGCTGCAGGTCGTGATCTATTTCAACGTGGTCGCGGTCGGACTGGCGATGGCCTGGCTGGTCACCGTGTGGGCGTCGGCGCTGCTGGCGGGCCGGCGGGTGTGGGACGCCGCGCTGGTGGCCTGTTCACCGCTGGTGATCGTGCACGCGTTCACCAATTTCGACGCACTGGCAACGGCTTTCGCGGCCACCGGCCTGCTGGCCTGGGCGCGGCGCAGGCCCCTGCTGGCCGGGGTGCTGCTCGGGCTCGGCGGTGCGGCGAAACTGTATCCGCTGCTGCTGCTCGGCCCGATCCTGGTGCTCTGCCTGCGCGCGGACCCGATGCAGCGGCTGCCGCGGCCGCGCCGGGTGACGACCCTGGCCGACCTCGACGGACCGGCCGCCGTGCTGGACTGGCTGCGGGACATCCCCTACCGGGTGCGCTTCCTGAGCCTGCGCCCGCTCGGCGCCGCGGCGGTGACGGTGGCGGGCGCGCTGGCCACCTGGGTGGTGGTGAACCTGCCCATCGCCGCGCTGTTCCCGCAGGGCTGGCGGGAGTTCTTCCGGCTCAACACCACCCGCCACGCCGACCCGGATTCGATCTACAACGTCATCACGTCGTTCACCGGCTGGACCGGATTCGACGGCCCGCTGCGGCACGGCGAGGCGCCCACCGTGCTCAACGCGGTGTCGCTGGCGTTGTTCGTGCTAGCCTGCGGGGCGATTGCGTGGCTCGCGCTCACCGCGCCGCGCCGCCCGCGGCTGGCGCAGCTGTGCTTCCTGGTGGTGGCCGCCTTCCTGCTGACCAACAAGGTGTGGAGCCCGCAGTACTCGCTGTGGCTGGTGCCGCTGGCGGTGCTGGCGCTGCCGCACCGGCGGATCCTGCTGGCCTGGATGACGATCGACGCGCTGGTGTGGGTGCCGCGCATGTACTACTACCTGGGCACCGGCAGCAAGGGCCTGCCCGAGCAGTGGTTCACAGGCACCGTCGTGCTGCGCGACCTCGCGGTGATCGGGCTGTGCGCACTGATCGTGCGCCAGATCTTCCGTCCGGACGAGGATCTGGTGCGCCGCGACGGCGCCGACGACCCGGTGGGCGGGGTCCTCGACCACGCACCCGATCCCCTGCTGCCCTGGCTGCCCACCTGGCTGCGACCGCGCGATGCTCCCGCCCGCACTCCGTGA